The Lewinella sp. 4G2 nucleotide sequence CACTTTCGATTTCCGCTACCTCGGTAACGAGGCCGTACTGGAAGATGGGACCACACTGCTAATGGCCCCGCTGGATAGCCTGGTTTCGATCCGTATTTTTGATGTTCCCACGGCAGCGGATTTCGGTGCCGGCGAAGTAGTTCCAGATTTCCCCGACGGCGCGGTGGGTACGGATGACGGTATCTTCGAGATTGCCTTTCGCAACCTGGATGATGATAACTTCGAAGCTTCCTTCCTGAACACTTTAGAGGATGGCGTTTACGGTATCGGCTTCGGCTGCGTGGAAGATGGGGAGTACTTTGATGCCATCACTTTCCCAGAGGACTCGTTGGTGGTTTTGCCCTTCGGCTTAGAAGTGGGCGACACGCTGCTTCAGGAGTCGCGGGATACCACGGTAGTTGTAGCTGGTGATACCACCTTTGAAACCCGGATCGTTCGTTTCGAGGTTTTGAGCACGGGCACCCTCCGCACGCACGAACAGGATTACGCTAATGCAGTGGCGCTGCGCGTATTCTCCTTCGCCGAAACCCGGGAAAGTTTTGGCTTTTTCAGTACGACGACGGATAACATCAATTTTTACGTGCCGAATAGTTTTGCGCCGCTGGTTTCCCTATTTCTGGATGAGGAGGTCGACGATGACGGGGAATTGGTAGACCCAACCGTACAAATCATCACTTACCTCCCCACCAGCCTTTCCAGTACGGCCGCTGTGGAGCGGGAGCAATTTCAGCTCACAGCTTACCCGAATCCCGTCACCGATGGGGTAACCGTTGAGTTCAATAGCCAACTGGCCGGAGGGGCCACCGTCAATCTGCTTTCCACCGACGGCCGCCTGGTGGCCAGCCGAGAATATGAAGGCCTCGTGGCCGGGGTGACCTCGCTGCGTTTCGACGTCCCCGCCCGCGTGGGTAAAGGTACCTACCTGCTACAAATCGAGCAGGGGGGCATGACTACGGCGCGCACGGTGATAGTGCAGCGGTAAGCTTTTGGCTAAGCTTAAGCTAAAGCCGGTCAGCTCAGAGATACATAATCGTACACTGAGTTGGCCGGCTTTTTTAATGCCCGAAAAATACGGCTGCAACTGCGGCTGCGATGGGCGGGAGGAGGAGTAGACCGTTGACGACTATGGCGTACCAGTCTTCGTCGGTTCTTGAATACGTCATAAAAGCTACTGGAATTCCGATTAAATAAGCTGATGCCATTAGCCAAGCTGGATAGATTAAATGCTCCATTTCAACTAGTGTGTATGCAGTTATCGTTGCGCACGCTAGGAAGAGGAATGGGACAAAAGCTTTTAGCGTTACCGGATAGCTATTGGCGAAAGTCTTCACACCGTGAGAGCGATCTAATTCCACATCCCGTAAGTCAAAAAGTAACGCTACGGCTAAGCAGAAAAGAAACCTGGTCAAACTAATATTTAGTAATACAAGGTCTGGATGTATATCAAATATCCATCCACCACAGGGGCCCACCGATAATATATTAGCAATCAGAAGTGGCAGGTGAACGGTCATGATCGTCCAAGCCGTGGCAACAAACACTACTTTTAAGTAGGGTAAGTCTCGTAACCTTTTCCAACCGGGAATTGGAATGAGGTAAAACGCTGTCAACCCAAATGCTATCGCAAACAGAGGATTTAACGGATCGGTATACCTAAAAATGAGGAGTCCGGAGATAGCTATGGATATGCACCCCAGTAAAAGTGAACTGTTAGGGTGCCTCTTTACTAACTGGTATCTCTTGGTTTCAGGAAGTTTGGGAGATAGCCGAAAGCTTAGAAATCGGTGGAGGGTGTAGACACCGAGAGTAGCAAAAAATAGAGTCAAGAGTGGAGGAAGAATGAATTTTCTTGCGCCTTCCGGCCACCACGGTTGGTAAACATCTGATGACCTGGCTATTGCCAATGTCCAAAAGCTTAACCCTGCCGCCGCCAGCGCAATCCATACGTGGCCGTAAAACAACCATTCTTTGAGGCGGGCGAGTAGTTTCACGAATAAATTGCGGGGTTAATGGTGCGCGTTAGCAAAGAAATGAAGAAGGAAACATCCGGTTGCCCGCCACCACCAGCTTTTACTTACTTTGGCAAAGTTAATGGCTCAGGATGTGCTGGGGGCGACTGTAGACTACAGACTATAGACTACAGACTACAGACTAATAACCCCCGGCCGCTCCAGGAACCTCCCATTGTCGCTGCGCTCGGATGGCAGGCCGCCTGGAGAGCCTAATGACTACAGACTAAAGACTACAGACTAATCATGTCCACATTCTCTTTCCTCCTGGAAGGCTTCCGCAATCTCCGCACCACGGGCACCTTCACCCGCTCCAGCCCCGCGCTCTGCCGGGCGGCTATTGACCGGATCGACTTCCCGGCAGCCAAAGTGATCGTAGAGTTGGGGGCCGGAGATGGCGTCATTACCAAACACATTCTGGAAAGACTGCCCGCCGATGGAAAGGTGATCGCCTTCGAAGTCAGTCCGGATCTGTGCGACGATATGCGGGCCCTCAATGACCCCCGCCTCATTGTCGCCCAGGACAGCGCCGAAAACATCCGCCACTACCTCGACCAGATCGGTGCGGACAAAGCCGACCACATCGTATCCGCCATTCCCTTCGCCGCTTTGCCGGAGGATTTGGGGAAAAGTATCGTCCGCGCGGCAAAAGACACTCTTCGGCCCGGCGGCTGCTACAACCAGGTGCACTACAGCCTGAAGACCAAGAGTTATTACGAAGACGCCTTCGGGGAAGTAGAGACCAAGCGGGTGTGGGCGAATTTGCCGCCGGCTTGGGTGCTTTACTGTATGCGATAGTATCGGTGCTTTGGTGCTTTGGGCTGCCGCGCGTTGGAGGTGCGGCAGCCCAAAGCACTAAAGCACCAAGCCCCCCTTCCCAACTGCAAGCCAACAGAAAAATGCGTTCCCTAGTCCTAATCTGCACCCTATCCTTCCTCTGCACCCGCGCCAGCGCCCAGATCGGCCTTCACCCGCCCGCCGTGGACTGGCAGCAATTAACGACGGACGAGGGCAACGTGATCTACCCCAAAGGATTTGAAGCCCGGGCCCAGCGCGTCGCCAATATCATGGCCGCCATGCGCGCCAAGCAGGCGGGGACGGTGGGAGACCAGCACTATAAATTCGACCTCATCCTCCAGACGCCGAACACGACCATCAACGGCTACGTGGCCCTGGCGCCGTTTCGCTCGGAGTTTTTCCTGACGCCGCCCCAGCAACCCAACCTGTTAAGTAATATGGACTGGGTGGACCTCCTCACCATCCACGAATTTCGCCACGTACAGCAAAACTCCAACGAGCGGCGGGGGCTGACGCGGCTGGCCTCCTACCTCGCCGGGCAACAATCCTGGGCCGGGATTAGCTTTTTTGCCACCCCCAACTGGTATTCCGAAGGCGACGCCGTCGTGATGGAAACCGCCCTCACCGAAGCCGGCCGTGGCAGAACGCCCGCCTTCAGCGCCACCCTGCGCAGCTTGCTCGACGAGGGGATTATGTACAACTACACCCGCAGCCGGAACAACAGCCTGAAACGGAACATCCCCGACCACTACCGCTACGGCTACAACACCATCACCTACGCCCGCCAGGAATTTGGCTACGACATCTGGAAGCGGCCCCTCCACGTCGGGACGGCATGGGCCGGGCTCCTCTATCCCTTCAGCCAGGCCCTAAAACGCGGGACTGGCCTCGGCACCCGCAAAATGTACCGCGCCGCCCTCGAGGATTTGCGCGACCGGCAGGAAGAAGACCTCGCCCAACGCGGAACCATTGTGGGAGGCGAAACCATCAGCCGCCAACGGCGTGCCGTAACCGATTACACTTACCCCATCGTAACTGGAAACGGTAACCTCCTGGCCCTACGCTCTGGCTTCCAGCACATCCCCCAGGTCGTCCGGATCGACCCCGCCACCGGAAAGGAAGAGGTAGTGATGACGATGGGCATCCAACGGGAATCCTTCTTCCACGCCCGTGGCGACCAGATCGTGTGGATGGAGAACCGCAACGACCCGCGCTACACCAACGAGAGTTTTAGCGACGTATTTATCTACAATTATAAACTGGACCGCAAGGCCCGCCTCTCCCGTAACCAGCGCTACTTCGCTCCCTCCCTGAACGCTGACGGGACGCGGATCGTCGCCGTGGAAGAAGACGTTCAGGCCGGAGAGCTGGCCCTGGTCATCCTTTCCGCCGGCAACGGTAGCGTGCTGCAACGGATCAAGGTTGACGCCAATAGCGCCGCATTGCCCCAATTCTCCCCGGACGGCCAGTGGGTCTACTACTACGAAAAGGGATTCGATGGGACGGCCATCGCCGCCATCAACCTCGCCAGCGAAGAATACCAGATCATCAAACCGGCCACCCACGAAGCTCTAGGTAACTTTCACGTGACGGCGACCAACGATATCGTCTACAGCAGTGGTCGCGATGGCGTCGATAATGTGTACGTCCTCAACCCAAGCAACGGGAAGTACCGGCAACTGACCAACGTCCGCATCGGCGCGGAATTTCCTTTCCTTGCCGCCAACGGTGATTTGTATTATTCCGAAGCCCACTCGTCCGGCCGCCAACTCAAGCTGCTGAAGGGGGACGCGGTATCGAAATCGGGCCGATCACCCGTCGGCGTAAACCCGGCGGGCCCCAGTGTTTTCGAACGGCCATATTCGTGGGGGGCGGACGCTTACCCTTTGCTGGATAGCGTTCCCGACCGCACCTATCCCTCCATGGATATCAGCGACAACCTGAGTGGTATTCGCCTGCATTCCTGGAGTATTCTGGCGGACGCCGCCAACCCCGGTTTTGGGATTGAGGCGAGCAATGCCCTCAACACGATTTCGGCAACTGCTATTGCCAGGTACAACTGGAACGAGGAGCGCGTCCAGACCAACGCGGAGGTGAGCTACGGTGGGCTTTTCCCCGTGCTGACAGCTGGTGCGCGCTTCATCGATCGCAATTTCGACGTGTTGGTAGTCACCGATTCCCTAATTGGCACCAGGCGCCGTAGCGTTGATCAATTGGATGGCTACCTCACCGCCTCCGTCCCGCTGAACTGGACGGCCAGCGAATACCTTTTCGCCCTCCGGCCCAGCTTGGGCGTTACCCGCGTAGGCCTTTCCGGCGATTCTCCCGATTCCGATCTGCCGGCCAGTTTTGGCTACACGACCGCGCGGCTGGACCTCAACGCACAGCGCCGCCGCGCCCGCCAGCAAGTCCATACCCGCCTCGGCTTCACGGGCCTGTTGGAGTTACGAAAGACCATCAGTGGCGACGATTTAGGCCAGGCTTTCCGCTTCAATACGCGCCTGTGGTTACCCGGCGTAGCCCGCACCCACGGCGTCCGCCTGGATTTTGATTTCCAGCGTGAAGACGGGCAGAACCCCTACCAATTCCCGGATTTCTTCCGCTACAGCCGCGGCTACAGCGTGGGCGTATCCGACCGGGTCTGGCGCTTCAGCGGCAATTACGAACTGCCCGTCTGGCATCCGGATTTCGGTTTCGCCGGCCTCTACTACCTCCGCCGCGTCCGCCTGAATGCTTTTCTGGATTACGGCAAATACAGCATCACCCGGCTGGATACCCAGACCATGGCCTCCACCGGCGTAGAGTTCTACTTCGATCACATTTTCTTCAACGTAGCCCCCGTCAGCGTAGGCTTCCGTTTCTCCTACCTGTTGGAAGACGACATCTACCGCAACGAAGCGGGTAGTC carries:
- a CDS encoding class I SAM-dependent methyltransferase, with amino-acid sequence MSTFSFLLEGFRNLRTTGTFTRSSPALCRAAIDRIDFPAAKVIVELGAGDGVITKHILERLPADGKVIAFEVSPDLCDDMRALNDPRLIVAQDSAENIRHYLDQIGADKADHIVSAIPFAALPEDLGKSIVRAAKDTLRPGGCYNQVHYSLKTKSYYEDAFGEVETKRVWANLPPAWVLYCMR
- a CDS encoding T9SS type A sorting domain-containing protein, whose amino-acid sequence is MRLFYVICCALVAQTGLLAQTLDASNAPVVGDSWRAAFLATSFGRDVVGLPTPGETNATFDFRYLGNEAVLEDGTTLLMAPLDSLVSIRIFDVPTAADFGAGEVVPDFPDGAVGTDDGIFEIAFRNLDDDNFEASFLNTLEDGVYGIGFGCVEDGEYFDAITFPEDSLVVLPFGLEVGDTLLQESRDTTVVVAGDTTFETRIVRFEVLSTGTLRTHEQDYANAVALRVFSFAETRESFGFFSTTTDNINFYVPNSFAPLVSLFLDEEVDDDGELVDPTVQIITYLPTSLSSTAAVEREQFQLTAYPNPVTDGVTVEFNSQLAGGATVNLLSTDGRLVASREYEGLVAGVTSLRFDVPARVGKGTYLLQIEQGGMTTARTVIVQR